From a single Chitinophaga sp. Cy-1792 genomic region:
- a CDS encoding alpha/beta fold hydrolase has translation MAKHLYMISGLGADDRVFGRLQFPEDYQLHYLPWITPLPDEPISSYAARMAAGITADGPVYLAGLSFGGMLSVEIAKLRPVAQTILISSIKHKTEKPAYFNWVLRLGLNKLPDFIVFQNRAPVVEYYMDIKSPEEKQLLKEYLAKKDYFYTRWAINTILNWQNEYVPENIIHIHGDKDHPFPIKYLQPTHVLKNAGHFMIWNRAEEINRILAVVLKK, from the coding sequence ATGGCAAAGCATCTATACATGATAAGCGGGCTGGGAGCAGACGATCGCGTGTTTGGGCGGTTGCAGTTCCCCGAGGATTATCAGTTGCATTACCTGCCCTGGATAACACCATTGCCGGATGAGCCCATCAGCAGTTATGCCGCCCGTATGGCGGCCGGTATCACTGCTGATGGCCCGGTATACCTTGCCGGCCTTTCCTTTGGCGGCATGTTGAGTGTTGAAATTGCCAAACTCCGGCCGGTAGCGCAAACGATTCTTATTTCCAGCATTAAGCATAAAACGGAAAAGCCGGCCTATTTCAACTGGGTGCTGCGGCTGGGATTAAATAAGCTCCCGGATTTCATTGTTTTTCAGAACAGGGCCCCTGTAGTGGAGTATTACATGGATATTAAATCTCCGGAAGAAAAACAGCTGCTGAAGGAATATCTTGCCAAAAAAGATTATTTCTATACCAGGTGGGCCATCAATACCATTCTTAACTGGCAGAATGAGTATGTTCCGGAGAATATTATTCATATCCATGGAGATAAAGACCATCCTTTCCCCATAAAGTATCTTCAACCTACGCATGTGCTGAAGAATGCCGGACATTTTATGATCTGGAACAGAGCCGAGGAAATCAACCGGATACTCGCTGTCGTATTGAAAAAGTAG